The following are encoded in a window of Brevibacillus sp. DP1.3A genomic DNA:
- a CDS encoding ABC transporter substrate-binding protein has protein sequence MLSRTYRTAGGKAFFAVLMALLLVVTGCGTPQASEQKPAEQKPADQATGNSEGSGQSYTVKHAMGETTIKGTPERIVMLTNQGTETLMALGVKPVGAVGSTVDPTQFYDFTKSFLEGTKSVGTEGQPNLEAIAALKPDLILGMKFRHEKIYQQLTAIAPTVFVDEPRGDWKENFSLFSEAVNKKAEGEKVLADWNKRVEEFKTKAGDKLNTKVSVVRFMPGKVRIYYKNTFTGAIFKDLGLARPATQDKDDFAAEVTKERIPEMDGDIMFYFTYETGKGEASKLEQEWTNDSLWKNLNVVKAGKAFKVDDTIWNTSGGVIAANKVLDELEGYIIGK, from the coding sequence ATGTTATCTCGTACATATCGGACCGCAGGCGGTAAAGCTTTCTTTGCTGTCTTAATGGCGCTCTTGCTGGTTGTTACTGGTTGTGGTACTCCGCAAGCAAGTGAGCAAAAGCCGGCAGAACAAAAGCCTGCTGATCAAGCAACAGGCAATTCGGAGGGTTCCGGCCAAAGCTACACAGTGAAGCACGCGATGGGCGAAACAACCATTAAAGGTACACCAGAACGCATCGTCATGTTGACTAACCAAGGTACTGAAACTCTGATGGCTCTCGGTGTGAAACCAGTAGGGGCTGTAGGTTCGACCGTTGATCCTACTCAATTCTACGATTTCACCAAGTCTTTCCTTGAGGGGACAAAATCCGTAGGTACAGAAGGTCAACCTAACCTGGAAGCAATCGCGGCACTGAAACCTGACCTGATTCTGGGTATGAAATTCCGTCATGAAAAAATTTATCAACAATTGACTGCAATCGCTCCAACCGTATTTGTGGATGAGCCACGCGGTGACTGGAAAGAAAATTTCTCCTTGTTCTCAGAAGCAGTAAACAAAAAGGCTGAGGGTGAAAAAGTCCTCGCTGACTGGAACAAGCGCGTAGAAGAATTCAAAACAAAAGCTGGCGACAAGCTGAACACGAAAGTATCCGTTGTACGCTTCATGCCAGGCAAAGTTCGCATCTACTACAAAAACACCTTCACTGGCGCGATTTTCAAAGACCTTGGCCTGGCTCGTCCAGCTACCCAAGACAAAGACGATTTCGCAGCAGAAGTTACGAAAGAGCGCATTCCAGAAATGGACGGCGACATCATGTTCTACTTCACGTACGAAACAGGCAAAGGCGAGGCTTCCAAGCTGGAGCAAGAGTGGACGAACGATTCTCTTTGGAAAAACCTGAACGTCGTGAAAGCGGGCAAAGCATTCAAAGTGGATGACACCATCTGGAATACTTCCGGTGGCGTAATCGCTGCCAATAAAGTACTGGATGAGCTGGAAGGCTACATCATCGGTAAATAA
- a CDS encoding YjgB family protein: protein MRSNSDHDLLAKLKGMPDMKMSGEKNHEIVSAIRQTNVSKSGGTASYRGFSALGKGLALCSVLAVTVWLGASLLTNQQQSTLPDTVAPIAPGSPTASPGPGPNNSVTTQPIPQSEELLSQIRSNAKEGRVISLPFVLEKTVDDVEKGWGKPEKTYTANGLIYSAYPKKEVVFGYNKGMQLVDMHRTDSRLQQISLSAVEKSWGKPERISEFGDHTIYTYDVTSKYQVKLIFQGTKSTSKEDLILVEYHLYYPQGNKNLMLYADNAELLQSVRDLAGKGQIFGSQYRLEKDVFDDAEKQLGKPDVVSFINGITYNTYRDLNLVFAFNKGMQIVDIRSYDPRLQAITLAEVRETLGEPTSKTTTGGQTIYTYKVTPDYELKFIFSGIMTDDPNTLYIDHVNIYYPRGTFNNMAG from the coding sequence ATGCGATCTAATTCAGACCATGACTTACTAGCTAAATTGAAAGGGATGCCGGATATGAAAATGAGCGGAGAAAAAAATCACGAGATCGTTTCTGCTATTCGCCAAACAAATGTGAGTAAATCTGGAGGGACTGCTTCTTATCGTGGGTTCTCTGCACTTGGCAAGGGCTTGGCCCTCTGCTCCGTACTTGCTGTGACCGTCTGGCTGGGAGCCTCACTCCTTACGAACCAACAACAGAGCACATTACCAGACACCGTTGCGCCTATTGCTCCTGGCTCTCCTACCGCTTCTCCGGGACCGGGTCCAAACAACAGCGTAACAACTCAGCCTATTCCGCAGTCAGAGGAGCTATTGTCACAAATTCGCTCAAATGCTAAAGAAGGCAGAGTCATCTCCCTTCCTTTCGTTCTGGAAAAAACGGTAGATGACGTAGAAAAGGGCTGGGGAAAGCCTGAGAAAACCTACACAGCAAATGGACTGATCTACTCCGCCTACCCGAAAAAAGAAGTCGTGTTTGGCTACAACAAAGGCATGCAGCTCGTAGACATGCACAGGACAGATTCACGTTTGCAGCAAATCAGCCTGTCTGCCGTCGAAAAGAGCTGGGGAAAGCCGGAGCGTATCAGTGAGTTTGGCGATCATACGATTTACACCTATGATGTGACGAGCAAATATCAGGTCAAGCTGATCTTCCAAGGAACAAAAAGCACGAGCAAGGAAGACCTGATTCTTGTTGAATACCATCTGTATTACCCGCAAGGAAACAAAAATCTCATGCTGTATGCGGACAATGCCGAGTTGTTGCAAAGCGTGCGTGATCTCGCCGGGAAAGGCCAAATCTTTGGTAGTCAGTATCGTTTGGAAAAGGATGTCTTCGATGACGCAGAAAAACAGCTGGGCAAACCGGATGTCGTCTCCTTCATCAATGGCATCACGTACAATACGTACCGGGATCTCAATCTAGTCTTCGCCTTTAACAAAGGAATGCAGATCGTTGATATTCGTTCCTATGATCCACGCCTGCAGGCAATCACACTTGCCGAGGTGCGTGAAACACTTGGGGAGCCAACTAGCAAAACCACAACGGGCGGCCAAACCATCTACACCTACAAGGTAACCCCTGATTATGAATTGAAATTCATTTTCTCAGGTATCATGACCGATGATCCCAACACCCTCTATATCGATCACGTAAACATTTACTACCCGCGAGGAACATTCAATAACATGGCGGGATAA
- a CDS encoding iron ABC transporter permease, with the protein MNSFLASNFRKILGVVFALFLLTYLSYASLIFGVIDTSWQTAIDAYTNFNGSNEHIVIKEVRVPRVLNALTVGFCLGLAGTLLQSLTRNPVADVELFGLNAGASLFVVFAVTFVGISSLTQFTWISFLGAAVAGLIVYLLGSFGRDGLSPVKLVLAGAAITALASSIRHGMMVLNEKATDEVLFWLAGSVGGRKLEYLATVFPYMIIAWIAAFVLARPIQTLLMGDDVAKGLGQRTLLVKFSVGIVIVLLSGCAVAVAGPIGFVGLVTPHLARYLVGIDTRWVLLYSGLLGSILLLLADIGARYIAMPAEVPIGVMTALIGIPFFIYVARKGLDK; encoded by the coding sequence ATGAATTCTTTTTTAGCTAGCAACTTTCGTAAAATTCTGGGAGTGGTATTCGCCCTTTTCCTCCTGACTTACCTCAGTTATGCCAGCCTCATCTTTGGCGTCATTGACACGAGTTGGCAAACTGCGATTGATGCCTACACGAATTTCAACGGCTCCAATGAGCACATCGTCATTAAAGAAGTGCGAGTACCGCGTGTGCTCAATGCGCTTACAGTCGGTTTCTGCCTCGGCTTGGCCGGAACTCTGCTCCAATCCTTGACGAGAAACCCTGTTGCAGACGTTGAACTGTTCGGTCTTAATGCAGGTGCTTCTCTTTTTGTTGTGTTCGCCGTTACTTTTGTCGGGATCAGCTCCTTGACCCAGTTTACGTGGATTTCCTTTTTAGGAGCCGCTGTAGCAGGTTTGATCGTCTACTTGCTCGGTTCATTCGGCAGAGATGGGCTTTCACCTGTGAAGCTGGTTCTAGCGGGTGCAGCTATCACCGCTTTGGCTTCCTCGATCCGACACGGCATGATGGTCCTGAATGAAAAGGCTACTGATGAGGTGCTTTTCTGGTTGGCGGGTTCCGTTGGAGGCAGAAAGCTGGAGTATTTAGCCACTGTCTTTCCTTATATGATCATTGCCTGGATCGCTGCTTTTGTCCTCGCACGCCCGATTCAAACGTTGTTGATGGGTGATGACGTTGCAAAAGGTCTCGGACAACGCACATTATTGGTCAAATTCAGTGTCGGAATCGTCATTGTTCTCTTATCTGGTTGCGCGGTTGCTGTTGCTGGACCTATTGGTTTTGTCGGATTGGTCACTCCGCATCTGGCTCGCTATCTCGTCGGAATCGATACACGTTGGGTGCTTTTGTACAGCGGTCTGCTTGGTTCCATCCTACTGCTGTTAGCAGACATCGGCGCTCGTTATATCGCAATGCCTGCTGAAGTTCCTATTGGAGTAATGACAGCCCTGATCGGGATTCCGTTCTTCATCTATGTCGCACGCAAGGGGCTGGATAAATAA